CTTTCCTTCTAACAGATTCTTTTTCAACTAGGGGACCTACTTTGCCACTTCTCTCATCCTATTCGTCCTTCTTTATCACATTATGATGTCGATTGTCTCACTCTGTGATTTGAACTTGTATCAGATGTCGGTGGCAATTGTACAAACAGCCATACAAGATAAATTTTGGGAATAAAACATGACAACGTCAAAATCAAAAGGATGACAGTTAGATTGTGTCACAGTGTCACTGACTCGGTGACACAGTGGTAAAAGGCAGTTTGAGTTGATTTAGATTCAGATTGAGCCATCTTGCCTCCTACCTCTGTAGTACCAGACCATAGGCTATGAAGACAAACACACACTCATGGAATTTCTGTTTGCAGATTCCAGCCACAACTACCCGTATACTTCTTAATCATTTCAAGTGGGACAAAGAGAAATTACTAGAAAGGTGGGTTACTCTGGCATGTCTAATGTGATATTCCTGTTTCTTGGGATTtcatattttggtgagaaataAGTGTTTCATActgacacatacatgtagttcacttTGGCTTTGAGTGCAGAGAAACCAGTAGTTCATACAAAGATcatgttttgttcaaaatgaatATTGAAGGACCCATCCTCTGCTTTGACTGATGGAAGTATTAAAAAAGACACTTTTAAACTCCTACAATGTAACTGTATACTATGAGATGCCATCGTGAAATTGGTAAGTCAACTGAAAAATGGTAGATTGTTTGACTgaagtttttcatttcatgcagtttatgaatgatcatgatgactatTACAACTATCCACGTGATTATCTACTCTTTCAGGTTCTGGGATGGAAATCAAGATGAAATGTTTAGAAAAGCCTGTGTAATTAGTCCTTACCAAAAAGGCAAGGGGACAAAGGTACGGTATATTATTTTTTTGGTTTCCTCAATTGCTGGTAAACAACCAACCAAAAAGGTCCTCACTCTTACACTTTACAATAGTTTATTGCTACAATGTAATTGTTAAATTGAAATGATACTGCATCGACACTACTTTTTAAGCCAATGCTGAACAATCGCAATGTGTGGCATATCAGGATTTTCCATTGCAAAACAGTGTCTGGCTTTGCTACTGTTATATTTTCACATGTTACAAAAAATaagaagtcctgaatttgccttctgccttccggatcctttattctaaaacTGGGAAGACTGGAATGACTCGAAAAACTCTTCCCAGAGCATGCGGACACGCTGTTTTATATcgacgcgcagctttgtctgcaccaatcagggggcaacgttcatgcgtctccatccaatgaggagccgcatcaacgctgacgtaattgatcacgtaattgatcacgctggggagaatggagaatTATAAGAAGTCCGTGGGAATTTTCCATGATTTCCCACCAGTATCTTATCTCAACccaattccaagaattacacattacagtgctactcataagaaaggttttacaataaCCATACAACACTTCAATCCCGTGGTGTGCTAATTCTATGAATACTGGCTTCATTGTTTGCACGATTGTTCAAAATTAATCTGTGCAAATTCGTTTTACAGAAAAGTAGTAGCAAGGCACCAGCTGCTACTGCTCAAGACCTGACGTGTGAGATCTGTTTTCTGTCGATGCCAATCAGTGTAAGTATTTGAAAGCAAAAAGATCCCAAAAATCAGGAAATGACATCATACAAATAGCTAATATAGTAATGATTCAGCATGGTCTAGTTAAGATGATAATTGTCTCTGAGTCATCGCTATTGACATTGGGCATGTCCTTTGATAAGGCATGCTTGTCCCTGGTACTTATGTTGAACATGACACAAGGGATTGGCCACAGAAACACCTTCGTCCATGTTACAATGGACGAGGACTTCGATTCAAAGAACACAAaatatatcattatcatataccatatttacatacattgtatgatGGGGTAACCTGGTTTATCAAGTCAGTAATTAAAAAACTGATGTATGAGACATATGAGTTATCCTTGCTTGACAAGTATCTGTATTTTCATGTACTATGTATTCTTTTCTAGATGATGTCTGGTTTGGAATGTGGGCACAGATTTTGCATGCAGTGCTGGGCAGAGTATCTGACTACCAAAATCATGGATGAGGGCATGGGACAGGTAGGTGATTGCAAAAAAACTTTTGCTGTTGCTATAGCTAGGCTGACAGTATTAGTCAAGTGAAATAGTATTGGCTTTCTGGGACTTGCTACAAAACAAAGAGGAAATATGGCAAATAGTGGCATGTTAAGTGAGAATCGTTTGCCCCCCCCAAAGGGTACCCTTTGGTGCATTCTGTCTTTGTCGTAATCCTTATGCTGTCCAGGAATTCAGAATGTCAGAATGTGTAAAGGTCATTAAAATATTGTAGTAAGTTATACATATTTATTATCTTTTCAGACGATATCCTGTGCTGCTCATAAATGTGACATTCTAGTAGATGATGCCTCTGTTATGTAAGTATAAGAAGATAAAAAATTGGATTATTTTGTCTAAGAGGGTACCCTGAAAACTACTACTAAATGCCAACACCAGAAACATGAAATAGCCTGGGATATAAGCATGGGTTATAGAACCAAAGATCTCTGCTAACTTATCTATGCTAAAGTTAGCTAAAATCCCAAGCAGGCAAACGTTGTGATCTTCTGAGGACACGATTCCTGGCTATGGACAGAATCACTGGGGTGTGTTGCCAACCATAGATTTGAACTTGAAGTGTGTTGATGATGATTAGTAAACTAATTAACTTGTCTTTTCAGGAAATTAGTAACAGATCCCCGAGTAAAATTAAAATATCAGCATTTAATCACCAATAGCTTTGTAGAGGTAAGATTGATTCTGTTATATATTTTTCTGCCCAGCAATTACTGTTGTATCTTCGGTGTCCATCCAACCCTTAAGATATCTTTTTGTAGCCAAACACCAATTAATCTATCGATCAAATCGATAGTGCAGAGAATTGTCACGGCAAGCAATTATGATGACTGGTTAAAGGCAGAATTCACTAAGAGCAGGAAATTGATATtccagactacatgtatgtcatgatgGTCACTCGATCTTTGTTgacaaaatatatcaaaaataTCACCATTACATTATGCGTTCTCTTTTCAGTGTAATAGATTAATGCGTTGGTGTCCAGCGCCTGATTGTGGAAATGCTGTAAAAACTGCATATTACGATTCAAAACCAGTTACTTGTTCGTGTGGCTATACATTCTGGTACGTTGTATTCAGGTTCAAAATCTTTCTTTCAAACCATCCTACTCCGAGGTCATGTTCTTTGGTAATGAGTGCACTGATTGAAAGACAGGTTGATGATCTAAAAGTCAACTCATCCAAATACACTGGCAGGACTTTCAGAGGGTTTCTGATTTTCCCTACGACTCACCCCCAACTACCAGTACCACACCATGACTTGATTTTGGAATAAACTCGAAGGGTTCAAGCCATCCCTTGCAATTCATTGTTACTATGATGCTGTTGTGCTCAATGAGAATTTAGGTTTGTAACATACCCTTCGGCCAAGTTTCCTGAGCTAAGTTTTATATCATTTGGTACGTCTTGCAATTCATTTCATGGATTGACCTCGTCGTGAATTGTGGTCACCTGTCACTTCATTATTTACTTGTAACAGTCTAATGCATCACCTGATTATATGTTTCATCTTTTGTTGCAGTTTTGCCTGTGGTGAGAACTGGCATGACCCAGTGAAATGCAAGTGGCTCAGGAAATGGATCAAGAAATGTGATGATGACAGTGAAACCTCGAACTGGATTGCCGCCAATACTAAGGTGAGAGAATAACTTTCAGTTGAAGACGGTATTTGCAAAGCAGTGGTGGTGTTGGCTTGTGTTTGCTTTAATATCACCTTCTTGTCTGTAAAAGTAATCCGAAATTACTCGTCTTGAACTTTGGAGACAGACGCTGTCTTTGTAATCAACTTGTTTAAATGATACAATATAGTTGTAACATTTGTCGATCTGAAAATGATACGACTCTATAATCTTTCAGGAATGTCCCCGTTGCCATGTAACCATTGAGAAGGATGGTGGGTGCAATCACATGGTGTGCAAGAACCAGAACTGTAAGGCGGATTTCTGCTGGGTCTGTCTCGGTCCTTGGGAACCACATGGCTCGTCATGGTAGGTTTTACTGTTATCATTTGAAAAGATTCTTCACGAAATGAGATATATCCATTCAAAAAAGACCTCAAAGTTttgaatttaactgaaaatgcactggaaattttttgacattttttgctCCTAGAAGTTTTACTGTCAGTCACAGTTTTTGAACCCACTGTGTCAGTCATAGACCAGTCTCAGACTTATGCTATGAATCATGTTATCGTTCCAGGTACAACTGTAATCGCTATGACGAGGAAGAAGCGAAAAAGGCTCGGTGCGCGCAAGAAGTTAGTGTATGCTTAGATTTTTTCGTAAATATATCTCACTGTGTGAAAGGGATCCTGGCTGAGCTCCTTAACCATACACTCTGCAAAACAAAATCAGTCAGAATCTTGGGTAGTGAAATGCCTCATACAATAACTTAGTCAGCTATGCTAATGTTGCTCTAATTTTAAGGCTTTGCTTCTAAATTTAATGGCTTGGGTAGCAATGGTCGGTTATGGGGAAAACCTAAACAATTG
This is a stretch of genomic DNA from Lineus longissimus chromosome 2, tnLinLong1.2, whole genome shotgun sequence. It encodes these proteins:
- the LOC135482594 gene encoding E3 ubiquitin-protein ligase arih1-like isoform X2, whose product is MDVDDDMMYDEDSENGTSDNDEDLGIEMGITEPTTNQEKADLEEFNFQVLSPEEIVQHMVDCIKEVTQIVEIPATTTRILLNHFKWDKEKLLERFWDGNQDEMFRKACVISPYQKGKGTKKSSSKAPAATAQDLTCEICFLSMPISMMSGLECGHRFCMQCWAEYLTTKIMDEGMGQTISCAAHKCDILVDDASVMKLVTDPRVKLKYQHLITNSFVECNRLMRWCPAPDCGNAVKTAYYDSKPVTCSCGYTFCFACGENWHDPVKCKWLRKWIKKCDDDSETSNWIAANTKECPRCHVTIEKDGGCNHMVCKNQNCKADFCWVCLGPWEPHGSSWYNCNRYDEEEAKKARCAQERSRAALQRYLFYCNRYLNHMQSLKFEHKLYASIRTKMEEMQQHNMSWIEVQFLKKAVDVLCLCRQTLMYTYVFAFYLMKNNQSIIFETNQKDLELSTEQLSEYLERDITSDMLIDIKQKVQDKYRYCESRRNVLLSHVHEGYEKDLWEYQDDL
- the LOC135482594 gene encoding E3 ubiquitin-protein ligase arih1-like isoform X1, which gives rise to MDVDDDMMYDEDSENGTSDNDEDLGIEMGITEPTTNQEKADLEEFNFQVLSPEEIVQHMVDCIKEVTQIVEIPATTTRILLNHFKWDKEKLLERFWDGNQDEMFRKACVISPYQKGKGTKKSSSKAPAATAQDLTCEICFLSMPISMMSGLECGHRFCMQCWAEYLTTKIMDEGMGQTISCAAHKCDILVDDASVMKLVTDPRVKLKYQHLITNSFVECNRLMRWCPAPDCGNAVKTAYYDSKPVTCSCGYTFCFACGENWHDPVKCKWLRKWIKKCDDDSETSNWIAANTKECPRCHVTIEKDGGCNHMVCKNQNCKADFCWVCLGPWEPHGSSWYNCNRYDEEEAKKARCAQEVSRSRAALQRYLFYCNRYLNHMQSLKFEHKLYASIRTKMEEMQQHNMSWIEVQFLKKAVDVLCLCRQTLMYTYVFAFYLMKNNQSIIFETNQKDLELSTEQLSEYLERDITSDMLIDIKQKVQDKYRYCESRRNVLLSHVHEGYEKDLWEYQDDL